A stretch of the Camelina sativa cultivar DH55 unplaced genomic scaffold, Cs unpScaffold00427, whole genome shotgun sequence genome encodes the following:
- the LOC104773029 gene encoding WD repeat and HMG-box DNA-binding protein 1-like, translating into MKSRSLKLREAHKVGGSAAFCSILWDHKAEHFVTSSSSDPSISVHDGLLPSTLPPTILRHHQDGVTALALSHDSSFLASGSIDHCVKLYKFPSGEFQTNITRFTLPIRVLAFNGSGSLLAAAGDDEGIKLINTFDGSIVRVLKGHKGPVTGLDFHPNGELLASIDSTGTVLCWELQNGIVSFTLKGVAPDTGFSTSIVNILRWSPDGRTLAVPGLRNDVVMYDRFTGEKLFALRGDHLESICYLTWAPNGKYIATSGLDKQVLLWDVDKKQDIDRHKFEERISCMAWKPNCNALSVIDARGKYGIWESLVPSSMISPTVGIPDILPKKRNEILNFDDEIEEELHGASESLNDSFVDSDDGESHHTSRKRLRKKTCIDDDGDAYEELNDGSSLPSASQFRKMSHRVHREKQYAGSGAFKSTAASNKYKMQSSFQPGATPLEPGKQTFLCYNMLGCITTIEHEGNSRIETDFHDTGRGPLVSSMIDFYGFTMASINESGCVFANPCKGEKNMSVLMYRPFRSWASNSEWTMRFEGEEVKVVANGAGWVAAVTSLNLLRIFSEGGLQKHILSLDGPVVTAVGRKDHLAVVTHVSDCLPSNEQVMEFRVLNISKMTEELKGRVALTPGSRLTWIGFSDEGSLSSYDSKGVLRVFTGQYGGSWIPVFSTSKEKKQEENYWVVGLNTTSVYCIACKHPEIFPQVTPKPILTILDLSLPLASSDLGAASLENELILKQLRLYETQQRVDDMALAGVDTTALEDEAFDMEVSQDKCILRLISSCCSSDSFVRASELMRLLTLEKSMRAAITLVTKLKLPFLAEKFCSILEERLLEEANEAITNPSQNPNREVVTRVESKVQNPPASFQTKSSATKLSATTFVRKAKVSEGLKLGKEQVKKDETEDVKIKEIKKLNLIKKPVNNVNKEDKGLRKEVNQEEARRSSNPFLKSTV; encoded by the exons ATGAAATCACGATCCTTAAAGCTCCGGGAAGCTCATAAAGTGGGCGGAAGCGCCGCCTTCTGCTCTATCCTGTGGGACCACAAAGCGGAACATTTCGTGACCTCATCTTCTTCGGATCCCTCAATTTCCGTCCACGACGGACTCTTGCCTTCAACTTTACCTCCGACGATTCTCCGACATCACCAAGACGGCGTCACCGCATTGGCTCTCAGCCACGACTCTTCTTTCCTCGCCTCTGGATCTATCGATCATTGTGTGAAGCTCTACAAGTTCccaa GTGGGGAATTTCAGACGAACATAACCAGGTTTACGCTTCCGATTCGCGTGCTTGCATTTAATGGCTCAGGGAGTCTATTGGCAGCTGCTGGAGATGATGAAGGCATCAAACTTATCAACACATTTGATGGTTCTATTgttagagttttaaaaggtcATAAAGGACCTGTGACTGGCTTAGATTTCCACCCTAATGGTGAGCTCTTGGCTTCGATTGACTCAACTGGTACTGTCTTATGCTGGGAACTCCAGAACGGAATCGTTTCGTTTACCCTTAAGGGTGTTGCGCCCGACACAGGTTTCAGCACTTCCATTGTGAATATTCTTAGATGGAGCCCCGATGGAAGAACCCTTGCCGTTCCTGGTTTGAGAAACGATGTGGTCATGTATGATAGATTCACTGGGGAGAAGCTATTTGCCTTAAGAGGTGATCATCTCGAGTCTATATGCTATCTAACCTGGGCTCCTAATGGCAAGTATATTGCTACATCTGGTCTTGATAAGCAAGTGCTTCTCTGGGATGTTGACAAGAAACAAGACATAGACAGACACAAATTCGAGGAGAGAATATCTTGTATGGCCTGGAAACCCAACTGTAATGCTTTGTCTGTCATTGATGCCAGGGGCAAATATGGAATTTGGGAATCTTTAGTTCCATCATCCATGATATCTCCTACTGTGGGTATTCCAGACATACTACCAAAGAAGAGGAATgaaattcttaattttgatGACGAAATTGAGGAAGAACTTCATGGTGCATCTGAAAGTTTAAATGACTCTTTTGTAGATAGTGATGATGGAGAATCTCATCATACTAGCAGGAAAAGACTGAGGAAGAAAACTTGTATTGACGATGATGGTGATGCATATGAGGAACTTAATGATGGGAGTAGCTTACCTTCGGCATCTCAATTCAGGAAAATGTCACATCGAGTACATAGAGAAAAGCAGTATGCAGGAAGTGGGGCTTTTAAAAGCACTGCTGcatcaaacaagtacaaaatgcAAAGTTCCTTTCAACCTGGTGCTACACCACTGGAACCAGGAAAACAGACATTCTTGTGTTACAATATGTTGGGATGCATAACTACAATTGAACATGAGGGGAACTCCCGTATTGAG ACAGATTTTCATGATACTGGAAGAGGTCCACTAGTTTCATCAATGATTGACTTTTACGGCTTCACCATGGCATCAATCAATGAAAGTGGATGTGTGTTTGCAAATCCCTGCAAGGGAGAAAAGAACATGAGTGTTCTGATGTATCGTCCATTTAGAAGCTGGGCCAGTAATAGTGAG TGGACGATGAGGTTTGAAGGTGAAGAGGTGAAGGTTGTTGCTAATGGTGCTGGTTGGGTTGCTGCAGTTACAAGCCTCAATTTGCTTCGCATATTTAGCGAGGGTGGTTTACAG AAACACATTCTTTCCCTTGATGGGCCTGTAGTCACTGCTGTAGGACGCAAGGATCATCTTGCTGTGGTAACTCATGTTTCAGACTGTCTTCCTTCCAATGAACAG GTGATGGAATTTAGAGTCTTAAACATATCAAAAATGACTGAGGAGTTGAAAGGCCGTGTTGCGTTAACCCCTGGCTCACGTTTAACATGGATAGGATTCAGTGACGAAGGTTCTTTGAGCTCATATGATTCCAAG GGCGTGTTGAGAGTTTTTACAGGTCAATATGGTGGCTCATGGATCCCAGTCTTCAG TACCagtaaagagaagaaacaagaagaaaactaCTGGGTCGTTGGCTTGAATACAACCAGTGTGTACTGTATAGCTTGTAAACACCCTGAGATTTTCCCACAG GTGACACCAAAACCAATCCTGACCATACTAGACCTTTCTCTCCCGCTTGCATCCTCAGATTTAGGAGCAGCATCTCTAGAAAATGAGTTAATACTAAAGCAGCTGCGTTTATACGAG ACTCAACAAAGAGTGGACGATATGGCTTTGGCCGGGGTGGATACCACAGCACTTGAAGATGAAGCTTTCGACATGGAAGTTTCTCAAGATAAATGCATACTAAGGCTCATCAGCTCGTGCTGTAGTA GTGACAGTTTTGTAAGGGCCAGTGAACTTATGAGGCTTTTAACTCTAGAAAAATCAATGAGAGCAGCAATTACACTGGTTACAAAACTCAAGCTTCCTTTTTTGGCAGAAAAGTTTTGTAGCATACTTGAG GAAAGGTTGCTTGAAGAAGCTAACGAGGCGATAACAAATCCTTCGCAGAATCCAAACAGAGAAGTAGTTACAAGAGTTGAATCCAAGGTTCAGAATCCTCCAGCCTCGTTCCAGACTAAATCTTCTGCAACTAAGCTGTCTGCTACTACATTTGTAAGGAAAGCAAAAGTTTCAGAAGGTCTTAAGCTAGGGAAGGAACAAGTGAAGAAAGACGAAACTGAAGATGTGAAGATAAAAGAGATCAAgaaattgaatttaataaaGAAGCCGGTGAACAATGTTAACAAAGAAGACAAGGGACTGAGAAAGGAAGTGAATCAAGAAGAAGCTCGACGTTCTTCGAACCCGTTCCTAAAATCAACTGTTTGA
- the LOC104773036 gene encoding uncharacterized protein LOC104773036 → MDNQQHDPHAPGAQNNLPRQPRHIGAGDAPNTHTQRQGIVPPSIPNNNFEIKSSLISMIQGNKFHGLPMEDPLDHLDEFDRLCSLTKINGVSEDAFKLRLFPFSLGDKAHQWEKALPQGSITSWDDCKKAFLAKFFSNSRTAKLRNAISSFAQKNGETFCEAWERFKSSTTKCPHHGFSQESLLSTLYRGILPKFRMMLDTTSNGNFLNKDVEDGWELLENLAQSDGNYNEDYDRTVRSNNDTDDNTRKEIKALHEKFDRILLGQQKQVISVCEAEQIQVPDGGVDPTEELCYMQNQGGYNRGFNNYRANPNLSYRSTNVANPQDQVYPQQQQPQQQQAQQPHKPFVPYNQNQNFAPKQQYFQPQQQGNMSAPPGFPPQAPPPDMTTMLQQLLQGQAAGAQDVAKKFSEVQHNFHDLNTKVEALNSKVKYLESNHATTSSAKPQGQLPGKAIQNPKEYHQAQSITLRSGRKLPSQTGPTAITVDSDEQDGEDFCEPEIQAEQKEEEDKIQVQPELQAKPSTEKATVPEAKKPVFIPPPYKPKLPFPGRFKKELVAKYKALFDKQMKEIEVKMPLLDAIALIPQSHKFLKDLVNERIKETQGMVVLTHECSALIQRKAVMEKLGDPGCFTLPCSLGPFAFNNCLCDLGASISLMPLSLAKRLGFTKFEQCNIAMILADRSVRYANGILEDLPVRVLCGDSY, encoded by the coding sequence ATGGATAACCAACAGCACGACCCTCATGCACCTGGTGCACAAAACAATCTGCCACGCCAACCACGACACATTGGCGCTGGTGATGCTCCTAACACCCACACGCAGCGTCAGGGAATTGTGCCTCCTTCCAtcccaaacaataattttgaaatcaagagtagtctcatctcTATGATTCAAGGCAACAAATTTCATGGCTTGCCGATGGAAGACCCTCTTGATCACCTGGACGAGTTTGACAGGCTCTGCagcctcacaaagatcaatggtgtcAGCGAAGATGCATTCAAGCTGCGCTTGTTCCCATTCTCTCTTGGTGACAAAGCACATCAGTGGGAAAAAGCTTTACCTCAGGGATCCATCACCTCTTGGGATGATTGTAAGAAGGCTTTTCTTGCGAAGTTCTTCTCTAACTCGCGGACTGCTAAGCTCCGCAATGCAATCTCCAGCTTTGCTCAGAAAAATGGTGAAACCTtctgtgaagcttgggaaagaTTCAAGAGCTCCACTACTAaatgtcctcaccatggtttCAGTCAGGAATCCCTCCTTAGTACTCTCTACCGGGGCATTCTGCCTAAGTTCAGGATGATGCTTGACACTACAAGCAATggcaacttcctgaacaaggatGTTGAAGATGGTTGGGAGCTTCTTGAGAACTTAGCTCAATCTGAcgggaactacaatgaggattatgatagGACTGTTAGGAGCAACAACGATACTGATGACAACACCAGGAAGGAAATCAAGGCTCTTCATGAGAAATTTGACAGGATTTTGTTGGGTCAACAGAAGCAGGTTATTTCTGTCTGTGAAGCTGAGCAGATACAGGTCCCAGATGGGGGGGTTGATCCAACTGAGGAGTTATGCTACATGCAGAACCAAGGTGGCTACAATAGAGGTTTCAACAACTACAGAGCTAACCCGAATCTCTCCTACAGAAGCACAAACGTTGCTAATCCACAGGATCAGGTCTACCCTCAGCAACAACAACCTCAACAACAGCAGGCGCAGCAGCCGCACAAGCCCTTCGTTCCTTACAACCAGAATCAGAATTTTGCTCCGAAGCAGCAGTACTTTCAACCACAGCAGCAGGGCAACATGAGTGCACCTCCAGGTTTTCCACCTCAGGCACCACCTCCCGATATGACAACTATGCTTCAGCAACTTCTTCAAGGACAAGCAGCTGGTGCTCAGGATGTTGCCAAGAAGTTCTCTGAAGTGCAACATAATTTTCACGATTTGAACACCAAAGTTGAGGCACTGAACTCTAAAGTGAAGTACCTAGAGAGCAACCACGCTACAACTTCCTCTGCAAAGCCTCAAGGCCAACTTCCAGGAAAAGCTATCCAAAACCCGAAAGAGTACCACCAAGCTCAAAGTATTACCCTTCGCAGTGGCAGAAAACTCCCATCTCAAACAGGACCTACTGCAATCACTGTGGACAGTGATGAACAAGATGGGGAGGACTTCTGTGAACCAGAGATTCAAGCTGAgcagaaggaagaggaagacaagATCCAAGTTCAACCAGAGTTACAAGCTAAACCCTCGACTGAAAAAGCAACAGTTCCTGAAGCAAAGAAGCCAGTGTTCATCCCACCTCCTTACAAGCCTAAACTTCCATTCCCAGGAAGGTTCAAGAAAGAGTTGGTGGCAAAGTACAAAGCGCTTTTTGATAAACAAATGAAGGAGATCGAAGTGAAAATGCCTTTACTCGATGCTATTGCTCTCATACCTCAGTCCCACAAGTTTTTGAAAGATCTGGTAAATGAAAGAATCAAGGAGACTCAGGGGATGGTGGTACTAACTCATGAGTGCAGTGCTCTCATACAAAGGAAGGCTGTCATGGAAAAGCTCGGTGATCCAGGATGCTTCACTCTGCCATGCTCCCTTGGTCCATTCGCTTTCAATAATTGTCTCTGCGATCTTGGAGCATCTATCAGCTTGATGCCACTCTCCTTGGCTAAAAGATTAGGATTCACGAAGTTTGAACAATGCAATATCGCTATGATTTTGGCTGACAGGTCTGTGAGGTATGCTAATGGTATCTTAGAGGATTTACCTGTCAGAGTTCTATGTggagattcctactga